The following are encoded together in the Xanthomonas vesicatoria ATCC 35937 genome:
- a CDS encoding efflux RND transporter periplasmic adaptor subunit, with translation MTHSILVPLLLALVLGGCGRTEEDGHARAGGQAGHSEEGGGDHADEAAKGAHGGRLLSQDGDSVELAIAEDGRPPMFQAWLYRDGKLLPASAGSVEIKTTRLGGKVDTYSLRAHDDGSLLAASEVGEPHSFDVEVRASVQGKTHRWTYSSYEGRTTIAAKIAQDAGIRVAPVGAGSIADQHEVQGLLTPAEGAQAQATARFPGPVRSLRANVGDQVRAGQVLATVESNLSLTTYAVTAPISGTVLARNASLGSNAGEGQSLFEIADLSSLWVDLHIFGADAGHIAAGAPVTVTRISDGVVAQTTLERVLPGTATASQSTVARAVLRNTDGSWRPGSAVKARVTVAQQPAAMVVPVGALQRFREWDVVFVQVGEVYEARPVILGARDAQQVEVVSGVAPGDTVAVEQSYLVKADIEKSGASHDH, from the coding sequence ATGACGCACTCCATTCTCGTGCCGCTGCTGCTGGCGCTGGTGCTTGGCGGTTGCGGCCGCACCGAAGAAGACGGCCATGCCCGTGCGGGCGGTCAGGCAGGACACAGCGAAGAGGGCGGCGGCGATCATGCCGACGAAGCGGCCAAGGGCGCGCACGGCGGCCGGCTGCTCAGCCAGGACGGCGACAGCGTGGAGCTTGCGATCGCCGAAGACGGCCGCCCGCCCATGTTCCAGGCCTGGTTGTATCGCGATGGCAAACTCCTGCCGGCCAGTGCCGGCAGCGTGGAGATCAAGACCACGCGGCTGGGCGGCAAGGTCGACACCTATTCGCTGCGTGCGCACGACGACGGAAGCCTGCTGGCCGCCAGTGAGGTGGGCGAGCCGCACTCGTTCGATGTGGAAGTGCGCGCCAGCGTGCAGGGCAAGACGCATCGCTGGACCTATTCCAGCTACGAAGGCCGCACCACGATTGCCGCTAAGATTGCGCAGGACGCGGGCATCCGTGTGGCGCCGGTGGGCGCCGGCAGCATTGCCGATCAGCACGAAGTGCAAGGCTTGCTGACGCCGGCGGAAGGTGCGCAGGCGCAGGCGACCGCGCGCTTCCCCGGGCCGGTGCGCAGCTTGCGCGCCAACGTCGGCGATCAGGTGCGTGCCGGCCAGGTGCTGGCCACGGTGGAAAGCAATCTCAGCCTCACCACCTACGCGGTCACCGCACCGATCAGCGGCACCGTGCTGGCGCGTAACGCCAGCCTGGGCAGCAACGCGGGCGAGGGCCAATCGCTGTTCGAGATCGCCGATCTGTCGAGCCTGTGGGTGGATCTGCACATCTTTGGCGCCGATGCCGGGCATATCGCCGCCGGCGCGCCGGTAACGGTGACGCGCATCAGCGATGGCGTGGTGGCGCAGACAACGCTGGAGCGCGTGTTGCCGGGCACGGCCACCGCCAGCCAGAGCACGGTGGCGCGCGCGGTGCTGCGCAATACCGACGGGTCGTGGCGGCCAGGGTCGGCGGTGAAGGCGCGGGTGACGGTGGCGCAGCAGCCGGCAGCGATGGTGGTGCCGGTGGGGGCGTTGCAGCGCTTTCGCGAGTGGGACGTGGTGTTCGTGCAGGTGGGCGAGGTGTACGAGGCGCGGCCGGTGATCCTGGGGGCGCGCGATGCGCAGCAGGTGGAAGTGGTGTCGGGTGTGGCGCCGGGCGACACGGTGGCGGTGGAGCAGAGCTATCTGGTGAAGGCCGACATCGAGAAGTCGGGGGCGTCGCATGATCATTGA
- a CDS encoding efflux RND transporter permease subunit, with the protein MLTNIIRFAIAQRWLMLALTGVLVAIGAWSFSRLPIDATPDITNVQVQVNTAAPGYSPLESEQRVTFPLETVLAGLPGLESTRSLSRYGLSQVTAVFADGTDLYFARQQVAERLQQVKSQLPAELEPQLGPIATGLGEIFMYTVEAKPNARKPDGTAWTATDLRTLQDWVVRPQLRNVPGVTEVNTIGGYARQIHITPDPARLVALGFTLDEVANAVEANNRNIGAGYIERNGQQFLVRVPGQVDDIAQIGAIVLDRREGVPIRVRDVAQVGEGRELRTGAATQDGTEVVLGTVFMLVGANSRTVSQAAAERLKVANASLPAGVQAVPVYDRTALVDRTIVTVAKNLIEGALLVIVVLFLLLGNVRAALITAAVIPLAMLFTLTGMVRGGVSGNLMSLGALDFGLIVDGAVIIVENCLRRFGEAQLRLGRVLERDERFELTADATAEVIRPSLFGLGIITAVYLPVFALTGIEGKMFHPMAITVVLALSGAMLLSLTFVPAAIALLLGGKVAEHENRAMRWARGVYAPLLDRALRHGRWIGIAALATVALCTVLATRLGSEFIPNLDEGDVALHALRIPGTSLEQAITMQSTLEKRIKQFPEVAHVFGKLGTAEVATDPMPPSVADTFLIMHPRDRWPDPRKPKAQLLAEIEEAVKQLPGNNYEFTQPIQMRMNELISGVRADVAIKVYGDDLDTLVKVGQRVQQIASSVPGAADVSLEQATGLPMLAVVPDRAALAGYGLNPGVVQDTVAAAVGGQEAGQLFEGDRRFDIVVRLPEGLRQDPAALADLPIPLRGDGERGDVDESSRAAGWRSGEPTTVPLREVANIETVLGPNQINREDGKRRIVITANVRDRDLGSFVTEVQQRVQAEVALPTGYWIGYGGTFEQLISAGQRLAWVVPGTLLLIFALLYWSFGSLRDAVVVFSGVPLALTGGVVALAMRGLALSISAGVGFIALSGVAVLNGLVMIAFIRGLRADGMPLEQALREGALSRLRPVLMTALVAALGFVPMAFNVGAGAEVQRPLATVVIGGIVSSTLLTLLVLPVLYRWLHRARPGRRAPKAVG; encoded by the coding sequence ATGCTGACCAACATCATTCGCTTTGCGATCGCGCAGCGGTGGTTGATGCTGGCGTTGACGGGGGTGTTGGTGGCGATCGGGGCGTGGAGTTTTTCGCGCTTGCCGATCGATGCGACGCCGGACATCACCAATGTGCAGGTGCAGGTCAATACCGCAGCACCCGGGTATTCGCCGCTGGAGTCCGAACAACGGGTGACGTTTCCACTGGAGACGGTGCTGGCGGGATTGCCGGGGCTGGAGTCCACGCGCTCGCTGTCGCGCTACGGGCTGTCGCAGGTGACCGCCGTGTTTGCCGATGGCACCGATCTGTACTTTGCGCGGCAGCAGGTGGCCGAGCGTTTGCAGCAGGTCAAATCGCAGTTGCCGGCCGAGCTCGAGCCACAATTGGGGCCGATTGCCACCGGCCTGGGCGAGATCTTCATGTACACCGTGGAGGCCAAGCCCAATGCGCGCAAACCCGATGGCACGGCGTGGACGGCGACCGACCTGCGCACCCTGCAGGATTGGGTGGTGCGGCCGCAGCTACGCAATGTGCCTGGCGTTACCGAGGTCAACACCATCGGTGGCTACGCGCGGCAGATCCATATCACGCCCGATCCTGCGCGGTTGGTCGCGTTGGGCTTTACCCTGGATGAGGTGGCCAATGCGGTAGAGGCGAATAATCGCAATATCGGTGCCGGTTACATCGAACGTAACGGGCAGCAGTTTCTGGTGCGCGTGCCCGGGCAGGTGGATGACATCGCGCAGATCGGCGCGATCGTGCTGGATCGCCGCGAAGGCGTGCCGATCCGGGTGCGCGATGTGGCGCAGGTGGGCGAGGGCCGTGAGTTGCGCACCGGTGCGGCCACGCAGGACGGCACCGAAGTGGTCCTCGGCACGGTGTTCATGCTGGTCGGCGCCAATAGCCGCACCGTGTCGCAGGCCGCTGCCGAGCGCCTGAAAGTGGCCAACGCCAGTCTGCCGGCCGGCGTGCAGGCGGTGCCGGTGTACGACCGCACCGCGTTGGTGGACCGCACCATCGTCACCGTCGCCAAGAACCTGATCGAAGGCGCGTTGCTGGTGATCGTGGTGTTGTTCTTGCTGCTGGGCAATGTGCGGGCGGCCCTGATCACCGCGGCGGTGATTCCGTTGGCGATGTTGTTCACGCTCACCGGCATGGTGCGCGGTGGCGTCTCCGGCAACCTGATGAGCCTGGGCGCGCTGGATTTCGGCCTGATCGTCGATGGTGCGGTGATCATCGTGGAGAACTGCCTGCGTCGCTTCGGCGAAGCCCAGCTGCGGCTGGGGCGCGTGCTCGAGCGCGACGAGCGTTTCGAGTTGACTGCCGACGCCACTGCCGAAGTGATCCGCCCCAGCCTGTTCGGCCTGGGCATCATCACCGCAGTGTATCTGCCGGTGTTCGCGCTCACTGGCATCGAAGGCAAGATGTTCCACCCGATGGCCATCACCGTGGTGCTGGCGCTGAGCGGCGCGATGCTGCTGTCGCTGACCTTCGTGCCGGCCGCGATTGCGTTGTTGCTCGGCGGCAAGGTGGCCGAGCATGAAAACCGCGCGATGCGCTGGGCGCGCGGAGTCTATGCGCCGTTGCTCGACCGCGCGCTGCGCCACGGCCGCTGGATCGGCATTGCGGCCCTTGCGACGGTGGCGTTATGCACCGTGCTGGCCACGCGGCTGGGCAGCGAATTCATCCCCAATCTGGACGAAGGCGATGTTGCCCTGCATGCCTTGCGTATTCCTGGCACCAGCCTGGAGCAGGCCATCACCATGCAATCCACCCTGGAAAAACGCATCAAGCAATTTCCGGAAGTGGCGCATGTGTTCGGCAAGCTCGGTACCGCCGAAGTTGCCACCGATCCGATGCCGCCATCGGTGGCCGATACGTTCCTGATCATGCATCCGCGCGACCGGTGGCCCGATCCGCGCAAGCCCAAGGCGCAGTTGCTGGCCGAGATCGAGGAAGCGGTGAAGCAGCTGCCAGGCAACAACTACGAGTTCACCCAGCCGATCCAGATGCGCATGAACGAGCTGATTTCCGGCGTGCGTGCAGATGTGGCGATCAAGGTCTACGGCGACGATCTGGACACCCTGGTGAAGGTGGGGCAGCGCGTGCAGCAGATCGCCAGCAGCGTGCCTGGCGCCGCCGACGTCAGCCTGGAACAGGCCACCGGTCTGCCGATGCTGGCGGTGGTGCCCGACCGCGCGGCGCTGGCGGGCTATGGGCTCAATCCCGGTGTGGTGCAGGACACCGTGGCCGCCGCGGTGGGCGGGCAGGAGGCCGGGCAATTGTTCGAAGGCGACCGCCGTTTCGACATCGTGGTACGGCTGCCCGAGGGCCTGCGTCAGGACCCGGCCGCCTTGGCGGATCTGCCGATCCCGCTGCGCGGCGATGGCGAGCGTGGCGATGTCGACGAATCCAGCCGCGCGGCCGGCTGGCGTAGCGGCGAGCCGACCACCGTGCCGTTGCGTGAGGTCGCCAATATCGAGACCGTGCTCGGCCCGAACCAGATCAATCGCGAAGACGGCAAACGCCGCATCGTCATCACCGCCAACGTACGCGACCGCGATCTGGGCAGCTTCGTGACGGAGGTGCAGCAACGCGTGCAGGCGGAGGTCGCATTGCCCACCGGTTACTGGATCGGCTACGGCGGCACCTTCGAGCAACTGATCTCTGCCGGCCAGCGCCTGGCCTGGGTCGTACCAGGCACCTTGTTGCTGATCTTCGCGCTGCTGTACTGGTCGTTCGGTTCGTTGCGCGATGCGGTGGTGGTGTTCAGCGGCGTGCCGTTGGCACTCACCGGCGGCGTGGTCGCGTTGGCCATGCGCGGGTTGGCGTTGTCGATCTCGGCCGGTGTCGGCTTCATCGCGTTGTCGGGCGTGGCGGTGCTCAACGGCCTGGTGATGATCGCCTTCATCCGTGGCTTGCGCGCCGACGGCATGCCGTTGGAGCAGGCCCTGCGCGAAGGCGCATTGTCGCGCCTGCGGCCGGTATTGATGACCGCATTGGTCGCCGCGCTGGGCTTCGTGCCGATGGCCTTCAACGTCGGCGCCGGTGCGGAGGTGCAGCGCCCGCTGGCGACGGTGGTGATCGGTGGCATCGTCTCGTCCACCCTGCTGACCTTGCTGGTGTTGCCGGTGCTGTATCGCTGGTTGCATCGCGCGCGGCCGGGGCGGCGTGCACCGAAGGCGGTGGGTTGA